From Thermoflavifilum aggregans, a single genomic window includes:
- a CDS encoding DMT family protein, with product MRTVILLICSNTFMTIAWYWHIGSHKLEQIPLWKVILISWSIALLEYCFQVPANRFGALEGWTGYQLKIVQEVITLAVFVIFATLYLKEPLRWNYLISFLLMIGAVYFVFKR from the coding sequence ATGCGCACTGTTATCCTGCTGATTTGCTCCAACACGTTCATGACTATAGCCTGGTACTGGCATATTGGTTCCCATAAGCTCGAGCAAATTCCCCTCTGGAAGGTGATTCTGATCAGCTGGTCGATAGCTCTTTTAGAATACTGCTTTCAGGTGCCGGCCAACCGGTTTGGAGCACTGGAAGGATGGACGGGCTATCAGCTGAAAATCGTACAGGAAGTTATTACGCTGGCAGTCTTTGTCATTTTTGCCACCCTTTACCTGAAGGAACCGTTGCGCTGGAATTATCTGATTTCCTTTCTTTTGATGATCGGAGCCGTATATTTCGTGTTTAAACGTTGA
- the galB gene encoding beta-galactosidase GalB, with product MKENFDSQWRFHLGDPVGADQPGYDDHSWRLLNLPHDWSIEGTFSRDNPATPGGGALPGGVGWYRKTFTVSEADRGKLFFIDFDGVYMDSRVWINGHYLGERPYGYSSFEYELTPYLHFGGKNVIAVRVDNSHQPNSRWYSGSGIYRHVWLKKTARCYVDHWGVYITTPHITTDAASVRVQTTIRNRLGGNHSLQLQTRIEDASGKTVAENSTPLRAGTDSLTMAQQLQVHNPHLWSTEDPYLYRVVSRIVVDGKTEDEVITPLGIRYFHFDPQTGFSLNGKPMKIWGVCDHHDLGCLGAALNNRALERQLQMLKDMGVNGFRTSHNPPAPELLDLCDRMGILVMDEAFDCWKRGKNPYDYHVYWDQWHRRDLEDMIRRDRNHPSVIIWSIGNEIPDQWDSAGADIDRELAGIVRSLDTTRPITSAMNDPESPRNSIAHSGALDLIGYNYDVGAYDHFAENFPGMPFIATETTSALETRGHYDMPSDSIRVWPPRGNSHEKMNSDYTCSAYDNCRTPWGNLHEDALRTIMDHPFASGMFIWTGWDYLGEPTPYPWPARSSYFGIIDLAGFPKDIYYMYQSVWTNDTVLHIFPHWNWKPGDTVDVWAFYNHADEVELFLNGKSLGKRHKEPSQFHVMWRVAYEPGELKAVSYHDGQIVKTAVVRTAGAPYRIELIPDRREIHADGRDLSFVTVKVVDQHGTLVPDADQLIHFDVQGAGFIAGTDNGNEIDHTSFLSHDRRAFNGLALVVVQSDGKKGTIQVKATAEGLQPASVNLRAQ from the coding sequence GTGAAAGAGAATTTTGATTCCCAGTGGCGTTTTCATTTGGGAGATCCGGTTGGGGCCGATCAGCCCGGATATGATGATCACAGCTGGCGGTTGTTGAATCTGCCGCATGATTGGAGTATTGAAGGTACATTCAGTCGGGATAATCCGGCCACTCCGGGTGGTGGAGCATTGCCCGGTGGCGTAGGCTGGTATCGGAAAACCTTTACGGTTTCTGAAGCTGATCGGGGAAAGCTGTTTTTCATTGATTTTGATGGGGTGTATATGGACAGCCGGGTATGGATCAACGGGCATTACCTGGGAGAACGGCCTTACGGATACAGCTCGTTTGAATATGAGCTCACGCCCTATCTGCATTTTGGTGGAAAAAATGTGATTGCCGTGCGGGTCGACAATTCCCATCAACCCAATTCTCGATGGTATTCCGGTTCCGGCATTTACCGGCATGTATGGCTGAAGAAAACGGCGCGTTGCTATGTGGATCACTGGGGTGTTTATATAACCACTCCCCATATCACAACAGATGCTGCATCTGTGCGGGTGCAAACCACTATCCGCAACCGGCTGGGAGGCAACCATAGCCTACAGCTGCAAACCCGGATTGAAGACGCCTCCGGAAAAACCGTGGCCGAAAACAGCACGCCTCTGCGTGCAGGAACCGATTCTCTTACCATGGCTCAGCAGCTTCAGGTGCATAATCCTCACCTGTGGTCGACCGAAGATCCTTATTTGTATCGGGTTGTAAGCCGGATTGTAGTGGATGGAAAAACCGAAGATGAGGTGATCACGCCGCTGGGTATCCGTTATTTTCATTTTGACCCGCAGACCGGATTTTCCCTGAATGGAAAACCTATGAAAATCTGGGGTGTATGCGATCATCATGATCTTGGTTGCCTGGGGGCAGCTCTCAATAACCGGGCATTGGAGCGGCAGTTGCAGATGCTGAAAGATATGGGGGTCAACGGCTTTCGCACTTCCCATAATCCGCCTGCTCCCGAACTGCTCGATTTGTGTGACCGCATGGGCATTCTGGTTATGGATGAGGCATTTGATTGCTGGAAGCGGGGCAAAAATCCGTATGATTATCATGTGTACTGGGATCAATGGCATCGCCGAGACCTGGAAGATATGATCAGGCGCGACCGCAACCATCCCAGCGTAATCATCTGGAGCATTGGCAATGAAATTCCTGATCAGTGGGATTCTGCCGGAGCCGATATTGACCGTGAGCTAGCGGGCATTGTCAGAAGCCTGGATACAACCCGACCCATTACTTCTGCCATGAATGATCCGGAGTCTCCCAGAAACAGCATTGCCCACAGCGGAGCACTGGATCTGATCGGGTACAATTATGATGTGGGAGCCTATGACCATTTTGCCGAAAATTTCCCTGGTATGCCTTTCATCGCCACGGAAACCACTTCTGCTCTGGAAACACGAGGACATTATGATATGCCATCTGATAGCATTCGGGTGTGGCCTCCCCGTGGCAATAGTCATGAAAAAATGAATTCGGACTATACCTGCTCGGCTTACGATAATTGCCGCACGCCCTGGGGCAATCTGCACGAAGATGCTTTGCGGACCATTATGGATCATCCGTTTGCCTCCGGTATGTTTATCTGGACGGGATGGGATTACCTGGGTGAGCCTACACCTTATCCATGGCCAGCCAGAAGCTCGTATTTCGGAATTATTGATCTGGCGGGCTTCCCCAAAGATATTTACTACATGTATCAAAGCGTGTGGACAAACGACACGGTGCTGCATATTTTCCCGCATTGGAACTGGAAGCCCGGCGATACGGTGGATGTATGGGCATTTTACAACCATGCCGATGAGGTCGAACTTTTCCTGAATGGTAAGTCGTTGGGTAAAAGACATAAAGAGCCCAGCCAGTTTCATGTAATGTGGCGCGTGGCTTATGAACCGGGAGAACTGAAAGCCGTTTCCTATCATGACGGGCAGATCGTAAAAACAGCTGTGGTGCGCACAGCTGGCGCTCCTTACCGGATTGAACTGATTCCTGATCGTAGAGAGATTCATGCTGATGGGCGCGATCTGTCGTTTGTAACCGTAAAGGTGGTAGATCAGCATGGAACGCTGGTGCCCGATGCTGATCAGCTGATTCACTTTGATGTGCAAGGTGCCGGATTCATTGCCGGAACAGACAATGGAAATGAAATTGATCATACCTCCTTCCTGTCACACGACCGTCGTGCTTTCAACGGACTGGCTCTGGTAGTGGTGCAATCGGACGGGAAAAAGGGAACTATTCAGGTGAAAGCCACTGCAGAGGGCTTGCAGCCAGCATCAGTCAACCTAAGGGCACAATAA
- a CDS encoding SufE family protein, with amino-acid sequence MTINEIQDELIAEFSMLTDWVDKYEYLIQLGKELPPIDPQYKTDDHLIKGCQSKVWLHAELKEDGKIYFTADSDAIISKGLVSLVIRILSGHTPEEIAKADLYCIDQIGLKEHLSPTRSNGLVSMIKQMKLYAVAFQSQLKHA; translated from the coding sequence ATGACGATCAATGAAATTCAGGATGAGTTGATTGCTGAATTCAGCATGCTTACAGATTGGGTAGATAAATATGAATACCTGATTCAATTAGGGAAAGAGCTGCCTCCTATTGATCCTCAATACAAGACAGATGATCATCTGATTAAAGGCTGCCAGTCGAAAGTTTGGCTGCATGCCGAATTGAAAGAAGACGGAAAAATTTATTTCACTGCCGATAGTGACGCCATCATTTCCAAGGGACTGGTGAGCCTGGTTATACGCATTCTCTCCGGACATACTCCGGAAGAAATTGCTAAAGCCGATCTGTATTGCATTGACCAAATCGGATTAAAGGAACATCTTTCCCCTACCCGATCCAACGGGCTGGTATCTATGATCAAGCAAATGAAATTGTATGCCGTTGCTTTTCAATCACAACTTAAACATGCATGA
- a CDS encoding sodium:solute symporter family protein, which yields MIQLCSCVPAVLLASSSIISLGWADVLIIVIYFAMVLGIGYYLSRFTKTGDDFFLAGRKMTMWIAGLAFISANLGSLELMGWAASAYQYGILAAHWYWIGAIPAMLFLGIVMMPFYYISRTHSVPGYLKLRFGESSRMLAAISFAFMTILMSGVNMFSMALVMKVIIGWDINFSIWVSSITVLVYVALGGLLSAMFNEVVQFVLIWAGALLIPIIGLMEVGGWKGVIARIHENFPHGDYTHLWSTLGHFRDNPMGINWVGIVFGLGFIISFGYWTTDFLVVQRVLSAKDLRSAKMSPIIGAAFKMLVPFIVILPGLIGLAVMPGLVGQDQAAASGAASYNEILPLMMARYLGPGLLGLGITALIAGFMSGMAGNITAFSTVWTYDIYKPIHLALTGKEVDDKHYVSMGRWATIVGIFVSIGTAYLVEHAASIMDYVQALFSFFIAPLYGTVILGMLWKRATPAGGFWGLLAGTLSSIGMWAWVRLDPRALSIIAGSPDAKAMAEDMYRALWSWLICVAVTVLVSLATRPKPEAELVGLVRGCTEIPSEGHLPLVKRPIFWAGVVFAAFLVLQIIFW from the coding sequence ATGATTCAGCTTTGTTCATGCGTTCCTGCAGTTTTGCTTGCTTCTTCCAGTATCATCAGTCTGGGCTGGGCCGATGTGCTAATCATCGTGATTTATTTCGCCATGGTGCTTGGCATTGGTTATTACCTGTCGCGATTCACCAAAACCGGTGATGATTTTTTTCTGGCCGGACGTAAGATGACCATGTGGATTGCCGGGTTGGCCTTTATTTCAGCCAATCTGGGATCATTGGAGCTCATGGGGTGGGCTGCTTCGGCTTATCAGTATGGTATTTTGGCTGCCCACTGGTATTGGATCGGAGCTATTCCCGCCATGTTGTTTCTGGGCATTGTGATGATGCCATTTTATTATATTTCCCGGACCCATTCGGTTCCCGGATATCTGAAACTGCGTTTCGGTGAGAGTTCGCGTATGCTGGCAGCTATTTCATTTGCCTTCATGACCATTCTAATGAGTGGGGTGAATATGTTTTCTATGGCATTGGTGATGAAGGTGATCATTGGCTGGGATATCAATTTCAGCATCTGGGTTTCTTCCATCACGGTATTGGTTTATGTGGCGCTGGGCGGCTTGCTATCGGCTATGTTTAATGAAGTGGTACAGTTTGTCCTGATCTGGGCCGGGGCGCTGCTGATTCCTATCATCGGTCTGATGGAAGTGGGAGGGTGGAAAGGCGTGATTGCCAGAATCCATGAAAACTTTCCGCATGGCGATTATACCCATTTGTGGAGTACGCTCGGACATTTCCGGGATAATCCGATGGGCATCAACTGGGTAGGCATTGTATTCGGACTGGGCTTTATTATTTCATTCGGATACTGGACGACCGATTTTCTGGTGGTGCAGCGGGTACTTTCCGCAAAGGATCTGCGTTCGGCCAAGATGTCGCCCATCATTGGAGCCGCATTCAAAATGTTGGTTCCCTTTATCGTCATATTGCCCGGATTGATTGGGTTGGCCGTGATGCCCGGTTTGGTGGGGCAGGATCAGGCAGCTGCGTCAGGTGCAGCTAGTTATAATGAAATTCTGCCTTTGATGATGGCGCGTTATTTGGGTCCGGGACTGCTGGGATTGGGTATTACTGCACTGATTGCCGGTTTCATGTCGGGCATGGCAGGCAATATCACAGCATTTTCCACGGTTTGGACCTATGATATTTACAAGCCGATTCACCTGGCCCTGACTGGAAAAGAGGTGGATGACAAGCATTATGTGAGTATGGGACGCTGGGCTACTATTGTGGGGATATTCGTAAGCATTGGTACTGCTTATCTGGTGGAACATGCAGCCAGTATCATGGATTATGTACAGGCACTTTTCAGCTTTTTCATTGCACCATTGTACGGCACGGTTATTTTGGGGATGCTATGGAAACGCGCTACTCCGGCAGGTGGTTTCTGGGGATTGTTGGCCGGCACCCTGTCGTCTATTGGCATGTGGGCCTGGGTGCGGCTGGATCCGCGTGCATTGAGCATCATTGCCGGATCACCCGATGCCAAGGCCATGGCCGAAGATATGTATCGTGCTCTGTGGTCGTGGCTGATTTGCGTGGCGGTGACCGTGTTGGTCAGCCTGGCTACCCGTCCAAAGCCGGAAGCCGAGCTGGTAGGATTGGTACGTGGATGCACCGAAATTCCTTCAGAAGGCCATCTGCCATTGGTGAAGCGGCCTATTTTCTGGGCAGGCGTGGTATTTGCCGCTTTCCTTGTTTTGCAAATCATTTTCTGGTAA
- a CDS encoding RNA polymerase sigma-70 factor translates to MKVDEQQCRQWLKDMADGHEDAYRDLFFHVYTPLYRFALSIIKSHEAAEEIVLDVLLKVWQQHKRLAQIEQIRLYLYVAIKNTALNYQAKASKNLLERLEDHPVEWPATSAGPEELFLTAEMQRRIQLAVQQLPPRCRVIYQLIREYGLKHKEVAELLGLSQKTVEAQMGIALKKIAETLAPQMDRPIKPEARHKFPEE, encoded by the coding sequence ATGAAGGTAGATGAACAGCAGTGCAGGCAGTGGCTAAAGGATATGGCCGATGGGCATGAAGATGCGTATCGAGATTTATTCTTTCATGTGTATACCCCGCTATATCGGTTTGCTTTGTCTATTATCAAGTCGCACGAGGCCGCCGAAGAGATCGTCTTGGATGTATTATTGAAGGTCTGGCAACAACATAAACGATTGGCTCAGATCGAGCAGATCCGGCTGTACCTGTATGTGGCCATCAAGAATACGGCTTTGAATTACCAGGCAAAAGCCAGTAAAAACCTGCTGGAAAGGCTGGAAGATCATCCAGTGGAATGGCCCGCAACTTCGGCCGGCCCGGAAGAATTGTTTTTAACCGCAGAAATGCAACGTCGTATCCAGCTGGCTGTTCAACAATTACCTCCCCGTTGTCGGGTCATCTACCAGTTGATTCGAGAATATGGCCTGAAACACAAGGAAGTGGCGGAACTGTTAGGGCTTTCCCAGAAAACCGTCGAAGCCCAGATGGGCATTGCCTTGAAAAAAATTGCTGAAACGCTTGCTCCACAGATGGATCGCCCGATCAAACCCGAAGCTAGGCATAAGTTTCCTGAAGAGTGA
- a CDS encoding PstS family phosphate ABC transporter substrate-binding protein has translation MYRITSIIITLFAFSILQSGCRQSSTHHIRISGAFALYPLAVKWAEEYKKTHPAIQFDISAGGAGKGLTDVLTGADDLGMFSRELTPEESAKGIWKVAVAKDAVLPTINAKNPLVHYIQQKGLTKAQFQRIFLSNGTLIWQSVIDTPVSVPVHVYTRSDASGAAETWAKYLGVKQENLKGTGIYGDPGLADAVLKDEYGVGFNNAIYIYDLQTGKKREGLEVIPIDINNNGKIDADENFYDSFDHVLQAISNGKYPSPPARPLYFIAKGKPDNPDVVEFLKWILTYGQSYVKSAGYVPLPEQTIQSSLQELNQQ, from the coding sequence ATGTACAGGATTACTTCAATCATTATTACATTATTTGCATTTTCCATCCTGCAATCAGGATGCCGGCAAAGCAGCACTCATCACATTCGCATCTCAGGTGCTTTTGCATTGTATCCGCTTGCAGTAAAATGGGCTGAAGAGTATAAAAAAACACATCCAGCCATTCAGTTCGATATTTCTGCCGGAGGAGCCGGAAAAGGTTTGACGGACGTACTTACAGGTGCTGACGATTTAGGCATGTTCTCCCGTGAACTTACACCTGAAGAATCCGCCAAAGGGATTTGGAAAGTAGCGGTTGCAAAAGATGCTGTGTTGCCGACGATAAACGCCAAAAATCCATTGGTACATTATATTCAGCAAAAAGGATTAACAAAAGCACAATTTCAGCGGATTTTTCTAAGCAATGGTACTCTTATCTGGCAATCAGTAATTGATACACCCGTTTCAGTTCCAGTTCATGTATATACCCGTTCCGATGCTTCTGGTGCAGCTGAAACATGGGCAAAATATCTGGGTGTGAAACAAGAAAATCTGAAAGGTACAGGTATTTATGGTGATCCGGGATTGGCAGATGCTGTCTTAAAAGATGAATATGGTGTAGGATTCAACAATGCTATCTATATCTATGATCTGCAGACGGGGAAAAAAAGAGAGGGCCTGGAAGTTATTCCCATTGATATCAACAACAATGGGAAAATTGATGCTGATGAAAACTTTTATGATAGCTTTGATCATGTACTTCAGGCTATTTCAAATGGAAAATATCCTTCTCCTCCTGCCAGACCCTTGTATTTCATTGCAAAAGGGAAACCCGATAATCCAGATGTAGTTGAATTCCTGAAATGGATACTTACGTACGGACAATCATATGTGAAGTCGGCAGGCTATGTACCATTGCCGGAACAAACGATTCAATCCTCATTGCAGGAATTAAATCAACAGTAA
- a CDS encoding DUF2490 domain-containing protein yields MKRSFFYTLIAQIFISSIGYAQKQITHQQLYWIRYYGQYVLSPDWTLTLEVEDRRYFTHNRQLYWVLPRINVLYNLGAGWQAAAGFTYYLTTNPADPEKSSSVTVPELRPHQELDYRQNIRKLTIDHRYRLEERWIHHSSGSELTPGYSFNFRFRYQLQLSYPIINKPQPAGRLTAKLADEIMFNFGHQIVYNSFDQNRIYAGLNYGISPNVQLELGYLNWFQQRSSGNQYYNRDNIRFTLYHRLKF; encoded by the coding sequence ATGAAACGCAGTTTTTTTTATACTCTTATCGCGCAGATTTTCATCAGCAGCATAGGATATGCGCAAAAGCAAATTACCCATCAGCAGTTATATTGGATCCGGTATTACGGGCAATATGTATTATCACCTGATTGGACGCTGACACTGGAAGTTGAAGACAGGCGATATTTTACACACAATCGTCAGCTATACTGGGTTTTACCACGAATCAATGTGTTATACAACCTTGGTGCAGGCTGGCAAGCAGCAGCAGGGTTCACGTATTATCTGACTACCAATCCGGCCGACCCGGAAAAATCCTCGTCCGTAACAGTGCCAGAACTCAGACCTCATCAGGAATTAGATTACAGACAAAATATCAGGAAATTAACCATTGATCACAGATACCGGCTCGAAGAACGATGGATTCATCACAGCTCAGGAAGTGAGCTTACGCCTGGTTACAGCTTTAATTTTCGATTTCGTTACCAATTGCAACTCTCCTATCCTATTATCAATAAACCTCAACCTGCGGGAAGATTAACAGCCAAATTAGCAGATGAAATCATGTTCAATTTCGGGCACCAGATTGTGTATAATTCATTTGATCAGAATCGGATTTATGCAGGTCTGAATTATGGTATTTCTCCAAATGTGCAGTTGGAACTGGGATATCTGAACTGGTTCCAGCAAAGGAGTTCAGGCAATCAATACTACAACCGGGATAATATCCGATTCACTCTTTATCATCGGTTGAAATTCTGA
- a CDS encoding SDR family oxidoreductase, whose product MDQVVYITGGSKGIGKGVAAYLLQKGYRVAISSRRLESAQQAARELGNTDRVLPLQSDVRNLSDEQQAVQTILNQWGRLDVLVANAGVGHFAPFEQMTPELWHETIDTNLNGVYNSVRASVEAIKKSKGYIFTIASLAGTNFMPQGTAYNASKFAVVGFTQALMLDLRQYDVRVTTIMPGSVASYFNNHVPSEADSWKIQPEDIGELIYDLLQMHPRALPSKIEIRPTKPPVK is encoded by the coding sequence ATGGATCAGGTTGTTTACATTACCGGTGGCAGCAAAGGAATCGGAAAAGGAGTTGCTGCGTATCTGTTGCAAAAAGGATATCGAGTAGCCATCAGCAGCCGTAGGCTGGAATCGGCCCAGCAGGCTGCCCGCGAACTGGGAAATACAGATCGGGTGCTTCCGCTGCAATCGGATGTGCGAAATCTGAGTGATGAACAGCAGGCTGTACAGACAATTCTGAACCAGTGGGGCAGGCTCGACGTGCTGGTAGCCAACGCCGGAGTAGGACATTTTGCGCCTTTCGAGCAAATGACACCCGAACTCTGGCACGAAACCATTGATACCAATCTGAATGGGGTGTACAACAGCGTTCGTGCATCCGTTGAAGCAATCAAAAAGAGCAAGGGCTATATCTTCACCATCGCAAGCCTAGCAGGTACCAATTTTATGCCTCAGGGCACAGCCTACAATGCCAGCAAATTTGCAGTGGTGGGGTTCACTCAGGCGCTGATGCTGGATCTGAGGCAATATGATGTGCGCGTAACTACCATTATGCCCGGCTCAGTGGCCAGCTATTTCAACAACCATGTACCTTCCGAAGCAGATAGCTGGAAAATTCAGCCCGAAGATATTGGCGAACTGATCTATGATTTGCTGCAAATGCATCCACGTGCCCTGCCCAGCAAGATAGAAATCAGACCTACAAAACCTCCTGTAAAATAA
- a CDS encoding iron-sulfur cluster assembly protein, whose product MVIDDQAGLQESIISVLKTVYDPEIPVNIYDLGLVYELRTNPEGEVFLMVTLTAPGCPVGADIVSEIDEKVRQIEGVRDVHVELTFDPPWNMGMMSDEAKLELGFM is encoded by the coding sequence ATGGTGATTGACGATCAGGCCGGCTTGCAGGAATCCATCATATCCGTTTTGAAGACCGTTTATGATCCGGAAATTCCGGTGAATATATACGACCTGGGGCTGGTATATGAATTGCGAACCAATCCCGAAGGAGAAGTATTCCTGATGGTTACACTCACTGCTCCCGGATGTCCGGTAGGTGCCGATATCGTGAGTGAAATTGATGAAAAGGTAAGACAAATTGAAGGTGTACGGGATGTACACGTGGAACTAACCTTCGATCCACCCTGGAATATGGGTATGATGAGTGATGAAGCGAAGCTGGAATTAGGGTTTATGTAA
- a CDS encoding LuxR C-terminal-related transcriptional regulator produces MKISVNAQTFAGSWLDILNKLPALVYISNNATKTICWCNAYMEEQTGFKLSEIKAMGPDFFKQIMHPNDFHLAIVAQRHLMRGGKSFTGFCRVRFKKAKRWKWFYGIAYPFLLEEQSNRDLFICVFMEIHHRTHTPHQLTCLFKDMLQYNHRSLLGRLTDREKEVLQLLVQGAEIKHIAHQLNISFFTVQEHIKHIKRKLGVGKLSALIALGKDMGL; encoded by the coding sequence ATGAAAATTTCTGTGAATGCCCAAACCTTCGCTGGTTCATGGCTGGATATCCTGAACAAGCTACCCGCCTTGGTTTATATTTCAAACAATGCCACCAAGACGATATGTTGGTGTAATGCATACATGGAAGAGCAAACCGGATTCAAACTCTCCGAAATCAAAGCCATGGGGCCTGACTTTTTTAAACAGATCATGCATCCCAACGATTTTCATTTAGCTATCGTGGCGCAACGTCATTTGATGCGTGGCGGAAAAAGCTTCACCGGTTTTTGCAGGGTTAGATTCAAAAAGGCTAAACGCTGGAAATGGTTTTACGGCATAGCTTATCCTTTCCTGTTGGAGGAGCAAAGCAATAGGGATCTGTTTATTTGCGTGTTTATGGAAATACACCACCGTACGCATACGCCTCATCAACTCACGTGTCTGTTTAAGGATATGCTTCAATATAACCATCGCAGCTTACTGGGTAGATTAACAGACAGGGAAAAAGAAGTGCTTCAACTGCTTGTGCAGGGCGCCGAAATCAAACATATTGCACATCAATTGAATATCAGCTTCTTTACAGTACAAGAGCATATCAAGCATATAAAAAGAAAATTGGGTGTCGGGAAACTATCCGCATTGATAGCATTGGGGAAGGATATGGGATTATGA
- the pstC gene encoding phosphate ABC transporter permease subunit PstC: protein MNRGKWFDLLSDNWMLLATLLMSILPLSVGFGLLIESMPLLRQYHLRHLVSSSAWSPAEGKFGMISFITGTLWVTGLSLCMAAPVSLLVSIYITQYAKPWLMRTIHLVMDILAGIPSVVYGVWGVLVIVPWISQKLAPALGYSSSGYCVLSGGIVLAVMSIPYILHLQIEIFRTIPIELKEISLSLGATYWETIKYVLLKQARRGIIASVGLGISKALGETIAVLMVVGNVPQIPENMFQAGYPLPALIANNYGEMMSIPHYLSALMFAGLILFLIICLFNSISHWIIHKMHQT from the coding sequence ATGAATCGGGGAAAATGGTTTGACTTGCTGTCAGACAACTGGATGCTTTTGGCCACCCTGCTGATGTCCATACTACCTCTGTCTGTTGGGTTTGGGTTACTGATTGAATCTATGCCTCTGCTTCGACAATATCATTTGCGGCATCTGGTAAGCAGTTCAGCCTGGTCGCCTGCAGAAGGCAAATTCGGGATGATAAGCTTTATAACAGGTACATTGTGGGTAACTGGATTAAGTTTGTGTATGGCTGCTCCGGTATCATTGCTGGTATCCATTTACATTACACAATATGCAAAGCCCTGGCTGATGCGTACCATCCATCTGGTGATGGATATCCTTGCAGGTATTCCTTCTGTAGTGTATGGCGTATGGGGTGTGCTAGTTATTGTGCCATGGATAAGCCAGAAACTGGCTCCTGCACTTGGCTATAGCTCTTCCGGATATTGTGTGCTTTCGGGAGGAATTGTACTGGCAGTAATGAGCATTCCTTATATTCTTCATCTTCAGATTGAAATCTTCCGCACAATTCCGATTGAACTGAAAGAAATCTCATTGTCGCTGGGAGCCACATACTGGGAGACAATAAAATATGTTCTGCTAAAGCAGGCACGTAGAGGCATTATAGCATCAGTTGGATTAGGAATATCAAAAGCCCTGGGCGAAACCATTGCTGTGCTGATGGTAGTGGGCAATGTACCTCAGATTCCTGAAAACATGTTTCAGGCAGGTTACCCGCTTCCCGCGCTTATAGCCAATAATTATGGTGAGATGATGTCTATTCCGCATTATCTGTCAGCATTAATGTTTGCAGGATTGATCCTGTTTCTGATTATTTGTTTATTTAACAGTATTTCTCACTGGATTATTCATAAAATGCACCAAACATGA